The Penaeus vannamei isolate JL-2024 chromosome 39, ASM4276789v1, whole genome shotgun sequence genome window below encodes:
- the Raf gene encoding raf homolog serine/threonine-protein kinase Raf isoform X1: MAGVGDARERESTSPSPVQIPENHDEIKDRAALEEELQNIQNIIHLTKEYIDDLNSRFAGFQHPPSLYLTEYTELTGKLHRFEAKEQEILEQLTLATGQTAQTNGCHEDLPEGQTAASAEEVEPGYPPVTQASSSNGVCEEVARSTPQSPLRSVVRAHLPNQQRTTVQVQPGRTLKEALAKALNFRKLSHDVCIVYRKNNPKVRMSWDSDIAALEGEEIVVEVLEKFPVTTSISHNFNRRTFFSLAFCDNCRRLLFHGFVCRTCGYRFHQRCSVGVPTLCQQDQRITNNIYQHLLASYQDNQAGILTTTVYGGPHGAQSSLLGPYAGHYPGGYGGHYMDNYRNQYPGQYSSGGSEGQVPPPLPRPAPAPLAPRDRSSSAPNVCINLVNPSSQSDAGASLAEFAQRIGKNYNPTSPGVHFFGSSTLYLHDSGGGTWSPPTHMSHIMMPSPGYTGGGGILAPPPSTSPTSSPTRPVQGSHSAQASPTNTLKTVRPRARSADESVSGKKVSNQLVRQSSKDTVEDWEIPVDEILIGHRIGSGSFGTVYRGHWHGPVAVKTLNVRDPTPAQYSAFKNEVSVLKKTRHVNILLFMGCVKTQQLAIVTQWCEGSSLYKHLHVQENKFELMRIIDIARQTSQGMDYLHAKNIIHRDLKSNNIFLHDDYTVKIGDFGLATVKGGRWSQESPGGRQIQQPSGSILWMAPEVIRMQDENPYTFQSDVYAFGIVLYELFSGCLPYSHINNKDQILFMVGRGFLRPDMSYLRSDMPKPIRRILDDCIKYNRDDRPLFQQILANLESLVRSLPKIHRSASEPTLTRTHLNSDDMIYLCASPKTPINSGAFPFSMTGNI, from the exons ATGGCGGGTGTTGGGGATGCAAGGGAACGGGAAAGCACTTCTCCCTCACCTGTCCAGATCCCGGAGAATCATGACGAGATCAAAGACAGAGCGGCCCTGGAGGAAGAG TTGCAAAACATACAGAATATCATCCATCTGACGAAGGAGTACATCGACGACCTCAACTCTCGCTTTGCCGGTTTCCAGCACCCCCCATCTTTATATCTCACG GAGTACACAGAGCTAACTGGAAAGTTGCACAGATTTGAGGCCAAGGAGCAAGAAATATTAGAGCAGTTGACACTTGCAACTGGGCAGACTGCGCAGACAAATGGCTGTCACGAAGATTTACCTGAGGGGCAGACGGCAGCCTCTGCTGAGGAGGTGGAGCCAGGCTATCCGCCTGTGACACAAGCTTCCA GTAGTAATGGTGTATGTGAAGAAGTGGCACGTTCCACACCACAGTCTCCCCTTCGATCGGTTGTACGGGCGCATTTGCCCAACCAGCAACGTACTACAGTACAAGTGCAGCCGGGACGTACTTTAAAAGAAGCATTAGCAAAGGCTCTTAACTTCCGTAAACTTTCTCACGATGTCTGCATTGTGTACAGAAAAAACAATCCTAAG GTGCGCATGTCTTGGGACTCAGACATTGCAGCGTTAGAAGGAGAGGAAATTGTTGTGGAGGTTCTAGAAAAGTTTCCTGTAACAACATCCATCTCCCACAATTTT AATAGAAGAACATTCTTTTCTTTGGCATTCTGTGATAACTGTCGACGACTTCTATTCCACGGGTTTGTATGCCGTACATGTGGCTATCGCTTTCATCAACGCTGCTCTGTTGGAGTTCCAACGCTGTGTCAGCAGGATCAGCGTATTACAAATAATATCTACCAGCA TTTATTAGCGTCGTATCAAGATAACCAAGCAGGAATCCTGACCACAACAGTGTATGGAGGTCCCCACGGAGCCCAGTCTTCGCTATTAGGTCCCTATGCCGGCCATTATCCCGGTGGCTATGGCGGCCACTACATGGACAATTACAGGAATCAATATCCTGGCCAATATTCCAGCGGTGGCAGCGAAGGGCAGGTCCCACCCCCCCTGCCCCGACCTGCCCCTGCCCCCCTGGCCCCGAGGGACCGGTCCTCCTCGGCTCCCAACGTGTGCATCAATCTGGTCAACCCTTCCAGCCAGTCAGATGCCGGTGCCTCGTTGGCGGAGTTTGCACAAAGGATCGGCAAGAATTACAATCCGACAAGTCCAG GGGTCCACTTCTTTGGGTCCTCAACGTTGTACCTCCATGATAGTGGGGGGGGGACTTggagcccccccacacacatgtcCCACATCATGATGCCCTCCCCAGGGTATACAGGAGGCGGGGGGATCCTAGCCCCGCCTCCCTCGACCAGCCCCACCAGCAGTCCCACGCGCCCTGTCCAAGGCTCTCACTCTGCCCAGGCCTCCCCCACCAACACTCTCAAAACTGTGCGACCCAGAGCTAGATCAGCCGATGAATCTGTTTCAGGCAAGAAGGTTAGTAACCAGTTA GTCAGACAGTCATCAAAAGACACAGTGGAGGACTGGGAGATACCAGTAGATGAAATCCTGATTGGTCATCGCATCGGGTCCGGCTCATTTGGGACTGTGTATCGGGGTCACTGGCATGGCCCAGTCGCAGTCAAAACATTAAATGTCCGTGATCCAACACCAGCACAGTACTCAGCCTTCAAGAATGAAGTCTCGGTACTCAAGAAAACAAG ACACGTTAATATATTGCTGTTTATGGGGTGTGTGAAGACGCAGCAGCTGGCCATTGTGACACAGTGGTGTGAAGGCTCTAGCCTTTACAAGCACCTTCATGTACAGGAAAACAAATTTGAACTTATGAGAATTATAGACATTGCCAGGCAAACGTCACAAGGCATGGA TTACCTCCATGCAAAGAATATTATTCATAGAGATCTTAAATCCAATAATATATTCTTGCATGATGATTATACAGTCAAGATTGGTGATTTTGGTCTGGCCACAGTCAAg ggTGGCCGCTGGAGCCAAGAGAGCCCGGGAGGCAGACAGATTCAGCAGCCGTCTGGATCAATCCTCTGGATGGCGCCGGAGGTCATCCGTATGCAGGACGAGAACCCGTACACTTTCCAAAGCGATGTGTACGCCTTTGGGATCGTTTTGTATGAACTCTTCTCGGGTTGCCTCCCCTATTCGCATATAAACAACAAAGATCAG ATATTATTCATGGTTGGCCGAGGCTTTTTGCGGCCAGACATGTCATACTTACGGTCAGATATGCCCAAGCCAATACGTCGCATCTTAGATGATTGTATTAAATACAATCGAGATGATAGACCGCTGTTCCAACAG ATCCTAGCCAACTTAGAATCACTAGTACGTTCCTTGCCAAAAATACATCGTTCAGCAAGTGAGCCGACACTTACGCGCACACACCTTAACAGTGACGACATGATCTATTTGTGTGCGTCACCCAAGACACCCATCAACTCCGgcgccttccccttctccatgaCCGGCAACATTTAG
- the Raf gene encoding raf homolog serine/threonine-protein kinase Raf isoform X4 encodes MAGVGDARERESTSPSPVQIPENHDEIKDRAALEEELQNIQNIIHLTKEYIDDLNSRFAGFQHPPSLYLTEYTELTGKLHRFEAKEQEILEQLTLATGQTAQTNGCHEDLPEGQTAASAEEVEPGYPPVTQASSSNGVCEEVARSTPQSPLRSVVRAHLPNQQRTTVQVQPGRTLKEALAKALNFRKLSHDVCIVYRKNNPKVRMSWDSDIAALEGEEIVVEVLEKFPVTTSISHNFNRRTFFSLAFCDNCRRLLFHGFVCRTCGYRFHQRCSVGVPTLCQQDQRITNNIYQHLLASYQDNQAGILTTTVYGGPHGAQSSLLGPYAGHYPGGYGGHYMDNYRNQYPGQYSSGGSEGQVPPPLPRPAPAPLAPRDRSSSAPNVCINLVNPSSQSDAGASLAEFAQRIGKNYNPTSPGGGGILAPPPSTSPTSSPTRPVQGSHSAQASPTNTLKTVRPRARSADESVSGKKVSNQLVRQSSKDTVEDWEIPVDEILIGHRIGSGSFGTVYRGHWHGPVAVKTLNVRDPTPAQYSAFKNEVSVLKKTRHVNILLFMGCVKTQQLAIVTQWCEGSSLYKHLHVQENKFELMRIIDIARQTSQGMDYLHAKNIIHRDLKSNNIFLHDDYTVKIGDFGLATVKGGRWSQESPGGRQIQQPSGSILWMAPEVIRMQDENPYTFQSDVYAFGIVLYELFSGCLPYSHINNKDQILFMVGRGFLRPDMSYLRSDMPKPIRRILDDCIKYNRDDRPLFQQILANLESLVRSLPKIHRSASEPTLTRTHLNSDDMIYLCASPKTPINSGAFPFSMTGNI; translated from the exons ATGGCGGGTGTTGGGGATGCAAGGGAACGGGAAAGCACTTCTCCCTCACCTGTCCAGATCCCGGAGAATCATGACGAGATCAAAGACAGAGCGGCCCTGGAGGAAGAG TTGCAAAACATACAGAATATCATCCATCTGACGAAGGAGTACATCGACGACCTCAACTCTCGCTTTGCCGGTTTCCAGCACCCCCCATCTTTATATCTCACG GAGTACACAGAGCTAACTGGAAAGTTGCACAGATTTGAGGCCAAGGAGCAAGAAATATTAGAGCAGTTGACACTTGCAACTGGGCAGACTGCGCAGACAAATGGCTGTCACGAAGATTTACCTGAGGGGCAGACGGCAGCCTCTGCTGAGGAGGTGGAGCCAGGCTATCCGCCTGTGACACAAGCTTCCA GTAGTAATGGTGTATGTGAAGAAGTGGCACGTTCCACACCACAGTCTCCCCTTCGATCGGTTGTACGGGCGCATTTGCCCAACCAGCAACGTACTACAGTACAAGTGCAGCCGGGACGTACTTTAAAAGAAGCATTAGCAAAGGCTCTTAACTTCCGTAAACTTTCTCACGATGTCTGCATTGTGTACAGAAAAAACAATCCTAAG GTGCGCATGTCTTGGGACTCAGACATTGCAGCGTTAGAAGGAGAGGAAATTGTTGTGGAGGTTCTAGAAAAGTTTCCTGTAACAACATCCATCTCCCACAATTTT AATAGAAGAACATTCTTTTCTTTGGCATTCTGTGATAACTGTCGACGACTTCTATTCCACGGGTTTGTATGCCGTACATGTGGCTATCGCTTTCATCAACGCTGCTCTGTTGGAGTTCCAACGCTGTGTCAGCAGGATCAGCGTATTACAAATAATATCTACCAGCA TTTATTAGCGTCGTATCAAGATAACCAAGCAGGAATCCTGACCACAACAGTGTATGGAGGTCCCCACGGAGCCCAGTCTTCGCTATTAGGTCCCTATGCCGGCCATTATCCCGGTGGCTATGGCGGCCACTACATGGACAATTACAGGAATCAATATCCTGGCCAATATTCCAGCGGTGGCAGCGAAGGGCAGGTCCCACCCCCCCTGCCCCGACCTGCCCCTGCCCCCCTGGCCCCGAGGGACCGGTCCTCCTCGGCTCCCAACGTGTGCATCAATCTGGTCAACCCTTCCAGCCAGTCAGATGCCGGTGCCTCGTTGGCGGAGTTTGCACAAAGGATCGGCAAGAATTACAATCCGACAAGTCCAG GAGGCGGGGGGATCCTAGCCCCGCCTCCCTCGACCAGCCCCACCAGCAGTCCCACGCGCCCTGTCCAAGGCTCTCACTCTGCCCAGGCCTCCCCCACCAACACTCTCAAAACTGTGCGACCCAGAGCTAGATCAGCCGATGAATCTGTTTCAGGCAAGAAGGTTAGTAACCAGTTA GTCAGACAGTCATCAAAAGACACAGTGGAGGACTGGGAGATACCAGTAGATGAAATCCTGATTGGTCATCGCATCGGGTCCGGCTCATTTGGGACTGTGTATCGGGGTCACTGGCATGGCCCAGTCGCAGTCAAAACATTAAATGTCCGTGATCCAACACCAGCACAGTACTCAGCCTTCAAGAATGAAGTCTCGGTACTCAAGAAAACAAG ACACGTTAATATATTGCTGTTTATGGGGTGTGTGAAGACGCAGCAGCTGGCCATTGTGACACAGTGGTGTGAAGGCTCTAGCCTTTACAAGCACCTTCATGTACAGGAAAACAAATTTGAACTTATGAGAATTATAGACATTGCCAGGCAAACGTCACAAGGCATGGA TTACCTCCATGCAAAGAATATTATTCATAGAGATCTTAAATCCAATAATATATTCTTGCATGATGATTATACAGTCAAGATTGGTGATTTTGGTCTGGCCACAGTCAAg ggTGGCCGCTGGAGCCAAGAGAGCCCGGGAGGCAGACAGATTCAGCAGCCGTCTGGATCAATCCTCTGGATGGCGCCGGAGGTCATCCGTATGCAGGACGAGAACCCGTACACTTTCCAAAGCGATGTGTACGCCTTTGGGATCGTTTTGTATGAACTCTTCTCGGGTTGCCTCCCCTATTCGCATATAAACAACAAAGATCAG ATATTATTCATGGTTGGCCGAGGCTTTTTGCGGCCAGACATGTCATACTTACGGTCAGATATGCCCAAGCCAATACGTCGCATCTTAGATGATTGTATTAAATACAATCGAGATGATAGACCGCTGTTCCAACAG ATCCTAGCCAACTTAGAATCACTAGTACGTTCCTTGCCAAAAATACATCGTTCAGCAAGTGAGCCGACACTTACGCGCACACACCTTAACAGTGACGACATGATCTATTTGTGTGCGTCACCCAAGACACCCATCAACTCCGgcgccttccccttctccatgaCCGGCAACATTTAG